The sequence GCGCGAGCTTCATCGAGCGGACCCTGCCGAAGGGGCGCCGGCTGTTCGCCGTGCTGCCGCCGGCCGCGAGCTCCACCCTGGTGATCCGGAAGCCGCAGCGCCCCGACGTCACGCTGGACGACCTGGTGCGCAACGGGACGATCTCGCGCGCGATGGCCGGGCTGCTCGCCCAGTGCGTGCTCGGTCGCGGCAACCTCCTCGTCACCGGGACGCGGGACGCCGGGACGGGCTGGCTGCTCGGCGCGCTCGCTGCCGCGGCGCCGCCCGACGACCGGTTCGTGGTGCTCCAGGAGGAGGACGAGCTGGCCCTCGATCAGCCGAACACGCTGTCCATCGCGCTCGGCGCCACGACGGACGAACGCACCCGGGCCGTGCGGGCGGCCGTGCGGATCCGGCCGGAGCGGGTCGTCGTGAGCTCGTTCTCGGGCCACGTTGCGGCCGAAATCGTGGACGCCATCGGCGGCGGCATGGACGGCGTGCTCGCGGCCTCACGGGCGCCGACGCTGCGGCAGGCAGTGACGAGGCTCCCCGCCGACATCGCCGCGACCCGCCCCGGGATCACGCCGGAGACGGCGCGCGAGTGGCTGGCCTCGTCCTTCGACCTCGCGATCGAGATCGCGCTGCTCCGCGACGGTCGCCACCGCGTGCTCCGCATCGCGGAGCTCGCGGTGGAGGGCGGGCAGATCGCCATTCGCGACGTCTTCACGTTCGTGGTCGAGCGGACGGCCGCCGGCGGCGCGCTCGAGGGGACGTTTCACCCCTCCGGGCTGGTGCCGGACATCGTGGAAGATCTTCAGTCCCGCGGGCTCAGCGTCGATACGTCGACCTCGTTCCGACGAAATCGCTAGCGGCTGGCTGTACAAACGGCGGCCGGCGCGAAGCACGCAGAGCACGCGGAACCCGCGAGATGAGAGCGTCTTGACGGGCGCCAGCTAGGAACGGAGGTTATGATGCTCAGTAGCCATGGCCATCCGCACCATCCTCCACTATCCCGACCCGCGCCTGCGCCAGAAGGCACAGCCGGTCGGGGACATCACGCCCGAAATCACGAAGCTTATCGACGACATGGCCGAGACCATGTACGCGGCGCCCGGCGTCGGCCTTGCGGCCACGCAGATCGGGGAGCCACACCGCGTCTTCCTCGTTGACATCGCCGCGGACAACGAGCCGAGCAACCTCCTCGTGTTCATCAACCCGGAGATCGTGCGCCAAGAGGGGCAGCTGACCGGCCCCGAAGGGTGCCTCTCGTTCCCTGGCATCAGCGAGGACATCAAGCGAGCCGAGCGCGTCACCGTCCGCGCCCGCGGCCGCGACGGGGCGACGTTCGAGATCGCGGCCGACGGCCTGCTCGCCGTGGCCGTCCAGCATGAGCTCGACCACCTCGACGGCGTGCTGATGATCGACCGGATGGGCACGCTCAAGAAGCGCATCGTCCAGCGGAAGATGCAGAAGCGCGGCGCAGAAGCCGCGAGCTGACCGGCCCGGGCGCCCTGCGCTCAGCTGCGCGCCGGGAAGGCAAGCGGGCCGTTGACGTACGCGTCGCGGCCGCAGAGCTCCCAGCGAGGATCGACGATCCGGGGTGCGTCGCCTGGCGTGTCCGGGCCGGCCCAGTCGACAGCGCCCGGTCGGCCGCGGGGGCCGAGCAGGATCGGGGCGACGAAGGCGTGCAGCTCGTCGGGCAGGCGCGACGCGAGCAGGCTGCCGGCGAGCTCGGCGCCTCCTTCGACCAGGATGGAGACGATCCCCTGCGAGGCGCAGAGGCGCATCGCGGCGGTCACGTCGACCCGGCCCTCCGCCGAGGTTGGCGCGCGCAGGACGACGCAGCCAGCGTCGACGAGCACCTGCTCCGCCTCCTCGGGCGCGTCGGCGCCCGTGAGCACCCAGGTCGGCACCTCCCGCGCCGTCTGGGCGAGGCGCGTGTGGAGCGGCAGCCTGAGCCGCGTATCGAAGACGAGCCGGATGGGGCTCCGCCCCCCGGGCGCGAGCGCAGGCTCGCGCAGGGTGAGCCGAGGGTCGTCGGCGAGCGCCGTGCCGATCCCGATCGCCACCGCGTCGTGGCGCGAGCGGAGCTCCTGGACCTTGGCGCGCGCCTCGGGGCCGGTGACCCACTTCGAGGCGCCCGTGCGGGTCGCGATGCGACCGTCCAGCGACAGGGCGAGCTTGAGCGTGATGTGGGGGATGCCCGTCGTGATGAACTTGGTCCAGGGCGCGATCAGCGCGCGAGCCTCGGCGCCGGCCACGCCCATCTCCACGGCGAGCCCGGCGTCGCTGAGCCGCTGCGCCCCGCCGCCGACGACCGCAGGGTTCGGATCGGGCGCGCCGACAACGACGCGCTTGATGCCGGCGCTCAGCACCGCATCCACGCAGGGCGGCGTGCGCCCCTCGTGGTTGCAGGGCTCCAGCGTCACGTAGAGCGTCCCGCCGCGCGCCGCGTCGCCGGCGGCCGCGAGCGCCAGCCCCTCCGCGTGCTCCTCGCCCGCGCGCGCGTGGTGCGCGACGGCGACGACCTCCCCTGCGGCGTTCAGCACCACCGCGCCGACCGGGGGGTTCGGCGACGGCATCGCCTTGTGCGCCTCCTCGATGGCGAGGCGCATCATCGCGACGTCGAGCTCGGGATCGGGGCTGGGGGGCTTCGCAGACATCGAAGTGCCGGATCTACTAGGGCGCCTTGGCCTTCACAAGCTTGCCAAGCTCGACCATGAACTGGTCAATGTCCCGGAAGGAACGATAAACACTTGCGAACCGGACATAGGCGACCTCATCGAGGGTACGCAGGTGGTTCATGACCCGTTCGCCCAGCTCGGTCGACAAGATCTCCCGCCGCTCCGACTCCTGCGCCTCGCGCTCGATCGCGTCGGCGATGGCCTCGATCTGATCGGTGGACACGGGCCGCTTGTTGCACGCGATCCGCAGCCCTCGCACGAGCTTCTGCCGGTCGAACGACTCGCGCCGACCGTCCTTCTTGACGACCGTCGGCAGGATGTCCTCGACGCGCTCGTACGTCGTGAACCGGCGCTCGCACGAGGCGCACTCGCGCCGACGCCGGATCACCTCACCCGCGCCGCCAGCGCGGGAGTCGATGACCCGGTCCTCGAGATGGCCGCAAAATGGGCACTTCATCGAGTCATCCAGCGCGGCGCGCGATCAGCCGTCGAACTGGGAGAACACGAGCGACACGTTGGTGCCACCGAACCCGAACGAATTCGACATCACATGCTTCAGGCGGCGCTCGCGAGAGGTGAACGGCACGTAGTCGAGGGTGCACTCGGGGTCGGGATCGTCCAAGTTGAGCGTCGGCGGCACGGCGCCGTGGCGCAGCGCGAGAGCGCAGACCGCCGCTTCGACCCCACCTGCGCCCCCGAGCAGGTGGCCCATCGCGGATTTCGTCGAGCTCACCCAGAGGCGCTTCGACGCCGCGTGATCGCCGAACGTCTTGAGGATCGCCCGGGTCTCCTCGATGTCCCCCTGCGGGGTCGAGGTGCCGTGAGCGTTGATGTAGTCGATCGCGTCCGGCGCGAGCTTGGCGTCGTCGAGCGCCATCTTCATCGCTCGCTGCGCCCCGGCGCCGTCGGGCGCCGGCTTCGTGATGTGGTACGCGTCGCACGAGGCGCCGTACCCGACGACCTCTGCGTAGATCTTCGCGCCGCGCTTCTTCGCATGGGAGAGCGACTCGAGCAGCAGCGACCCGGCGCCCTCGGAGCAGACGAAGCCGTCGCGTCCCTTGTCCCAGGGGCGGCTCGCCCGCTGCGGCTCGTCGTTGCGCCTCGAGAGGGCGAACATCGCGCAGAAGCCGCCGATGCCAAGGCCCGTGATCGTCGCCTCCGCGCCGCCCGTGAGCATGATGTGCGAGCGACCTCGGCGGATCCACTCGAACGCCTCTCCGAGCGAGTGCGCGCTCGATGAGCACGCGCTCGTGTTGCAGTAACTCGCGCCCCGCAGGTCGAGCGACAGCGCCACCTGCCCCGCGGCGAGGTTGGCGATGACCGTCGGGATGAAGTAGGGGCTGACCTTGTGAGGCCCCTTCTCGTGCAGCGTGATCGAGTGCTGGAACAGGTACTCGAGGCCCCCGAGGCCGACACCGATGAACGTGCCGCACTGATCGCGGTCCTCGTCGGTGAGCTCGATCCCCGAGTCCTGCATGCACATCTGCGATGCGGCGACGGAGAGCTGGGCGAAGCGGCCCATCTCCTTCACCTTCTTCTTGGGGATGTACTCCTCAGGCACGAAGCCCTTCACCTCGCCGGCGAAGCGCGTGGGAAACGTGCTCGCGTCGAAGAGGGTGATGGGTGCGATACCCGACTGACCAGCCAGCAAAGATTGCCAGGTGGCCTGCGTCCCGAGGCCGTTGGGCGTAGCGAGCCCGATGCCGGTGATGACAACGCGTTCCATGGCTCTTCTTGCCCTAGCGCCACCACAGAGGTGAGAGCGCGTGCATCGGCGAAGAGCAGACCCTTCGCTGACTCACGCGCCAACCCACCTCCATGGTGACGCCGCGTCCGGTAGGGCGGTGGGGACGCTACTTCTTGTCCTTGGCATTCCTTTCGATGTAGTCAATCGCATCCTGGACAGTCCGGATCTTCTCCGTGTCCTCGTCCGGAATGTCGATCTCGAACGCC is a genomic window of Sorangium aterium containing:
- the ribD gene encoding bifunctional diaminohydroxyphosphoribosylaminopyrimidine deaminase/5-amino-6-(5-phosphoribosylamino)uracil reductase RibD → MSAKPPSPDPELDVAMMRLAIEEAHKAMPSPNPPVGAVVLNAAGEVVAVAHHARAGEEHAEGLALAAAGDAARGGTLYVTLEPCNHEGRTPPCVDAVLSAGIKRVVVGAPDPNPAVVGGGAQRLSDAGLAVEMGVAGAEARALIAPWTKFITTGIPHITLKLALSLDGRIATRTGASKWVTGPEARAKVQELRSRHDAVAIGIGTALADDPRLTLREPALAPGGRSPIRLVFDTRLRLPLHTRLAQTAREVPTWVLTGADAPEEAEQVLVDAGCVVLRAPTSAEGRVDVTAAMRLCASQGIVSILVEGGAELAGSLLASRLPDELHAFVAPILLGPRGRPGAVDWAGPDTPGDAPRIVDPRWELCGRDAYVNGPLAFPARS
- the fabF gene encoding beta-ketoacyl-ACP synthase II, producing MERVVITGIGLATPNGLGTQATWQSLLAGQSGIAPITLFDASTFPTRFAGEVKGFVPEEYIPKKKVKEMGRFAQLSVAASQMCMQDSGIELTDEDRDQCGTFIGVGLGGLEYLFQHSITLHEKGPHKVSPYFIPTVIANLAAGQVALSLDLRGASYCNTSACSSSAHSLGEAFEWIRRGRSHIMLTGGAEATITGLGIGGFCAMFALSRRNDEPQRASRPWDKGRDGFVCSEGAGSLLLESLSHAKKRGAKIYAEVVGYGASCDAYHITKPAPDGAGAQRAMKMALDDAKLAPDAIDYINAHGTSTPQGDIEETRAILKTFGDHAASKRLWVSSTKSAMGHLLGGAGGVEAAVCALALRHGAVPPTLNLDDPDPECTLDYVPFTSRERRLKHVMSNSFGFGGTNVSLVFSQFDG
- the def gene encoding peptide deformylase, with amino-acid sequence MAIRTILHYPDPRLRQKAQPVGDITPEITKLIDDMAETMYAAPGVGLAATQIGEPHRVFLVDIAADNEPSNLLVFINPEIVRQEGQLTGPEGCLSFPGISEDIKRAERVTVRARGRDGATFEIAADGLLAVAVQHELDHLDGVLMIDRMGTLKKRIVQRKMQKRGAEAAS
- the nrdR gene encoding transcriptional regulator NrdR, which produces MKCPFCGHLEDRVIDSRAGGAGEVIRRRRECASCERRFTTYERVEDILPTVVKKDGRRESFDRQKLVRGLRIACNKRPVSTDQIEAIADAIEREAQESERREILSTELGERVMNHLRTLDEVAYVRFASVYRSFRDIDQFMVELGKLVKAKAP